The following are from one region of the Lepeophtheirus salmonis chromosome 8, UVic_Lsal_1.4, whole genome shotgun sequence genome:
- the Fhos gene encoding uncharacterized protein Fhos isoform X2: MPFINEYGTSQSNTRGSSGFDRFSSTRKSSVFERPFKTADSSVAALSSKNYGSSSNKSFNGSHVNGNTTSSNPHSNLSSDFGSKTKNFTTASNYSRTDGGTSYKPSSRSSSRNIFSNGEESENIRYSSTNNKNSNVTSGRSYNGSGSNGSITGKSYENDLSDRIAKTLAKHGVQDRIPTPNSFTDSPYNSLGRNGTWRKRFESVEPLEEPTIKKSVISRATSPQPDKEKQFRTRIARTTDEALVEVRRSRKSRIYDIAIQTDVNSEFGDLKTILNSIPMKKTPPTTKKPITRTSSGFDYFARVKKSLEEAPNAFARVMESKTVDEESNEPEDHYYKIGKAPMMQLLPGSRSTSATPSVNRNSFYETQSVQASNEEMNEEDEEEEEESEYEEYSDEDEEEAYEDKADKALENITPSRKTPQSIKSPILSPGTKRRNSKGPYIGGTIDIDILLAKETDPTNLIESEDEDNKPFGQVMQMSLDFSTARKSTAIESDSPWWMDIQKDDFERKELKDASEYNEKEITSSIEQKEVEEKTEEAEYDEEDEEEGDWEYYTEGDGNEEEERSESQDLGEIEDEERLNWIIQGLYQIIPALPGKRQDELYSRSESSSDDDYEEESTRNYDTEKGYYEWLQESAELHTEIQLEGEDSLQEEDEDYENSNQGNNNKATKLVQRIKNADETELKSLLFGLKSIFQSDKDIVFQFVSAGGLLTLIELGDKQSTSESSMTQNLILRALGQIMLYVDGMNGVMENKQAVQFLYKLTASLNPLVCKTGIKLLLVFVEYLETNCIILIQAISEVDKANGTHPWTNIIDILKNETTVPDLFKYAITLINRTLYGIPTQDLFYDQIDFMECAGIEDVFERMSNKSSRDHGIMEQIQLFNVAIKQEDGEPVTEDEISFIEEEASEMGLRSVLRIKSNIPIDKSVIVRKSLRYKSRKIAEDPLDDTGDMGIISFKDAENILKKHGLPTTRSAEALNSLELDGFLDKTRSIFAAKITKGEIDESTKDSEEECKSENEDDDDEAVGEKQWEKIKAEFKRPLVICDLDFTDLQDDHSPSAEVKPLPGSNIPIPPPPPPLENGSAVPPPPPLPPTNNTGTMIPAPPPPPAAPVEKETEGEKKPAVQSQKTKKTVKLFWREIRSNDSSSQSSNSNGKKLSIWDERVGTDVIDKEMIEYLFEYRGKDVTTKDNKPGLINTSREIVVLDAKRSNSINIGMTKLPPPRIIRSAVIKMDSSIMNREGVDKLLTMLPTQDETERIQEAREAQPDIPLGTAEQFLLTLSSISGLEARLRLWSFKMEFEVIEKELCDPIMDLKTGIDSLSKNSTFKTILHILLCIGNFLNGTSCKGFYLDYLAKVPEVKDTVHKHSLLYHTTFWLLEIYPTCSDLYSEMGPLIRASRTDFSESERTLRRMEEECKHAWDYLKVIYKSTVLEAQESEQFAKFNDFLSDAAERIIVMTMVHKKVIKKFHNFLSWLGVPGFLWSDYPVHATCKTLSEFALEFRTTRDRVIQTIQKKKAAREKKLVQKKLQKSIENGESVNLPPSSHHRPRPPRDETRQGALEKILGKDIDVTDNGTLRRRKKHHHHRSRKVPEGGEVSVEVPVRKEKKSRRHRPSLMMGEGTLPITEDMIMSFNPNNDMERGLLETLMMAPDTSSLKRNKERRRSKAERKTSMDITRSRTRELSTDI; the protein is encoded by the exons CAA AAATTATGGATCCTCTTCCAATAAAAGCTTCAATGGCAGTCATGTCAATGGTAATACAACTTCTTCCAACCCCCACTCTAATTTATCATCAGACTTTGGCTCTAAGACAAAAAACTTTACGACCGCTTCTAATTATTCAAG GACAGATGGCGGAACGTCATATAAACCCAGTTCCAGGAGTAGTAGtcgaaatatttttagtaatggAGAAGAATCTGAGAATATACGCTATTCATCAACTAATAATAAGAACAGCAATGTAACAAGTGGTCGGAGCTATAATGGCTCTGGAAGTAATGGTTCCATAACTGGTAAAAGTTATGAGAACGACCTTTCAGACCGTATAGCGAAAACACTCGCTAAACATGGAGTTCAAGATCGCATTCCAACCCCAAATTCATTTACTGACTCTCCATACAACTCCTTGGGCCGTAATGGAACATGGAGAAAACGATTTGAGTCTGTTGAGCCCTTGGAAGAGCCAACAATCAAAAAATCCGTGATTTCTCGAGCAACATCTCCTCAACCTGATAAGGAGAAACAATTTCGTACACGAATTGCTAGAACTACAGATGAAGCCTTAGTAGAAGTACGGAGATCGCGTAAATCTCGGATTTATGACATTGCCATTCAAACGGACGTCAATTCAGAATTTGGTGAccttaaaacaatattaaactcAATCCCTATGAAAAAGACTCccccaacaacaaaaaaaccaattaCAAGGACTTCATCAGGATTTGATTACTTTGCAAGAGTAAAGAAATCATTAGAAGAGGCTCCCAATGCATTTGCACGTGTTATGGAGTCAAAAACAGTGGATGAAGAGAGTAATGAACCTGAAGATCATTACTATAAAATTGGAAAGGCACCAATGATGCAATTATTACCAGGATCTCGTTCAACGTCTGCGACACCCTCAGTGAATCGCAATAGTTTTTATGAAACTCAATCAGTACAAGCCTCCAACGAAGAAATGAACGAAGAAGacgaggaagaagaagaagaatcagAGTATGAAGAATACTCTGACGAGGACGAAGAGGAGGCCTACGAGGATAAAGCAGATAAGGCATTAGAAAATATAACACCGAGTAGGAAGACACCACAGAGCATCAAATCTCCAATTTTATCACCCGGTACAAAGCGAAGGAATAGTAAAGGTCCCTATATAGGTGGTACAATTGATATTGACATCCTGTTAGCGAAAGAGACTGAcccaacaaatttaattgaaagtGAGGATGAAGATAATAAACCCTTTGGCCAGGTGATGCAAATGTCCTTGGATTTTTCCACTGCCAGAAAGTCAACTGCCATTGAATCAGATTCCCCATGGTGGATGGACATACAAAAAGATGACTTTGAGCGTAAAGAACTCAAGGACGCCTCTGAATacaatgaaaaagaaattacgTCCTCCATTGAACAAAAAGAAGTTGAAGAAAAAACGGAGGAGGCTGAATATGACGAGGAGGACGAAGAAGAAGGAGATTGGGAATATTACACAGAAGGAGATGGAAATGAAGAGGAAGAACGTTCCGAGAGTCAAGATCTTGGAGAAATAGAGGATGAGGAACGTTTGAATTGGATCATTCAAGGATTATATCAAATCATACCCGCTCTACCAGGTAAACGTCAAGATGAACTTTATTCCAGGTCAGAGTCAAGTTCAGATGACGATTATGAAGAAGAAAGTACTCGCAACTATGATACAGAAAAAGGATATTATGAATGGCTTCAAGAATCTGCAGAGCTTCACACGGAAATTCAATTAGAAGGTGAGGATTCACTTcaagaagaagatgaagatTATGAAAATTCCAATCAAGGAAATAATAACAAGGCAACTAAATTAGTGCAAAGAATTAAAAATGCGGACGAGACAGAATTAAAAAGCCTTCTTTTTGGCTTGAAATCCATATTTCAATCTGATAAGGATATTGTTTTCCAGTTTGTTAGTGCTGGAGGTTTGTTGACATTGATTGAATTGGGTGATAAACAATCTACTAGTGAATCATCAATGACTCAAAATCTTATTCTGCGTGCTCTAGGTCAAATCATGCTCTATGTTGATGGTATGAATGGAGTTATGGAAAATAAACAAGCTGTtcagtttttatataaactaacGGCTAGTCTAAATCCATTGGTATGTAAAACTGGGATCAAGCTTTTATTGGTTTTCGTTGAATACCTTGAAACAAATTGCATTATTCTAATACAAGCAATAAGTGAAGTGGATAAAGCAAACGGTACACATCCTTGGACAAACATcatagatattttgaaaaacgaaACAACAGTTCccgatttatttaaatatgcaatTACATTAATCAATAGAACACTTTATGGAATACCCACTCAAGATCTTTTCTACGATCAAATTGACTTCATGGAATGTGCTGGCATTGAAGATGTATTTGAAAGAATGAGTAATAAATCAAGTCGAGATCATGGGATAATGGAACAAATCCAACTTTTCAATGTTGCAATTAAACAGGAGGATGGGGAACCTGTGACAGAGGACGAGATTAGTTTCATTGAAGAAGAAGCCTCAGAAATGGGACTCCGATCCGTTCTGAGAATCAAATCTAATATTCCAATAGACAAATCTGTGATTGTAAGAAAGTCTTTGAGGTATAAGAGTAGGAAAATAGCTGAAGATCCTTTGGACGATACAGGTGATATGGGGATCATATCATTTAAGGATGCTGAAAACATTCTCAAAAAACATGGACTACCCACCACAAGATCTGCAGAGGCATTAAACTCATTGGAACTAGATGGATTTTTAGACAAGACAAGATCGATTTTTGCCGCTAAAATTACTAAAGGTGAAATTGATGAGTCAACTAAAGATTCGGAGGAAGAGTGTAAATCCGAGAATGAGGACGATGATGATGAGGCTGTAGGAGAAAAGCAATGGGAAAAAATCAAAGCCGAGTTTAAGAGGCCTTTAGTTATATGCGATTTAGACTTTACAGATTTGCAAGACGATCATTCACCATCGGCAGAAGTTAAGCCCTTGCCTGGCTCCAATATTCCAATCCCGCCTCCTCCACCTCCACTTGAAAATGGATCAGCTGTTCCACCGCCTCCACCACTTCCTCCTACAAACAATACTGGAACTATGATTCCTGCACCTCCCCCACCCCCAGCTGCACCTGTTGAAAAGGAGACTGAGGGTGAGAAAAAACCCGCCGTTCAAAGTCAGAAAACAAAGAAAActgttaaattattttggagGGAGATTCGAAGTAATGACAGCTCCTCTCAAAGTAGTAATAGCAATGGGAAGAAGTTATCAATTTGGGATGAAAGAGTAGGTACGGATGTCATAGATAAGGAAATGATCGAATACTTGTTTGAATATCGAGGAAAAGACGTAACAACTAAGGACAATAAACCAGGCTTGATAAATACTTCCAGAGAAATTGTTGTTCTGGATGCCAAGAGATCAAATTCTATAAACATTGGTATGACAAAGTTACCACCACCAAGAATTATTCGCTCAGCTGTGATAAAAATGGATTCATCCATTATGAATAGAGAGGGAGTCGATAAATTATTAACCATGCTTCCAACTCAAGATGAGACAGAGAGAATACAAGAGGCGCGAGAAGCTCAGCCAGATATTCCATTAGGTACAGCTGAACAGTTCCTCCTTACTCTCTCTTCTATCTCTGGATTAGAAGCTCGGTTACGACTCTGGTCTTTCAAGATGGAATTTGAAGTTATTGAGAAGGAATTATGTGATCCAATCATGGACTTGAAGACAGGGATTGATTCCCTGAGTAAAAATTCTACCTTCAAAACGATTCTTCACATTTTGTTATGCATTGGGAATTTTCTGAATGGAACATCCTGTAAGGGATTTTATCTGGATTATCTAGCCAAAGTTCCAGAAGTGAAAGACACAGTTCACAAACACTCCCTCCTATATCACACAACTTTTTGGCTTCTAGAAATATACCCTACTTGTAGTGATCTCTATTCGGAAATGGGACCCCTTATTCGTGCCTCTCGTACAGATTTCTCAGAATCTGAGCGAACTCTACGTCGAATGGAAGAGGAGTGCAAACACGCATGGGATTATCTTAAAGTTATTTACAAATCAACTGTTCTCGAGGCTCAAGAGTCTGAgcaatttgcaaaatttaatgactttcTCTCAGATGCTGCAGAGAGAATCATAGTTATGACAATGGTTcataaaaaagtgattaaaaagTTCCATAATTTTCTTTCTTGGCTGGGAGTCCCTGGATTCCTTTGGTCAGATTATCCAGTTCATGCAACTTGTAAAACACTCTCTGAGTTTGCTTTAGAATTCCGAACAACCCGAGATCGCGTCATACAAaccattcaaaaaaagaaagctgCAAGAGAGAAGAAATTAGttcaaaagaaattacaaaAGAGTATTGAGAATGGAGAGTCTGTCAATCTTCCACCCTCGTCTCATCACCGTCCACGTCCTCCTAGAGATGAAACACGACAAGGGGCTCTTGAGAAAATCCTAGGAAAGGATATAGATGTAACAGATAATGGGACATTGCGAAGAAGAAAGAAACATCATCATCATCGTTCTCGAAAGGTTCCAGAAGGAGGAGAAGTGAGCGTAGAAGTTCCAGTCCGAAAGGAGAAAAAGTCTCGTCGACATCGACCATCATTAATGATGGGAGAAGGAACTTTGCCTATTACAGAGGATATGATTATGAGTTTTAATCCAAATAATGATATGGAGAGAGGACTATTAGAAACCTTAATGATGGCTCCGGACACATCTTCCCTTAAACGAAATAAGGAGAGACGGAGATCAAAAGCAGAGCGGAAGACGAGTATGGACATAACGCGCTCCCGAACTCGGGAATTATCCACtgatatttaa
- the Fhos gene encoding uncharacterized protein Fhos isoform X1, whose product MPFINEYGTSQSNTRGSSGFDRFSSTRKSSVFERPFKTADSSVAALSSKYLSLHNNSNNSDSYRSRNYGSSSNKSFNGSHVNGNTTSSNPHSNLSSDFGSKTKNFTTASNYSRTDGGTSYKPSSRSSSRNIFSNGEESENIRYSSTNNKNSNVTSGRSYNGSGSNGSITGKSYENDLSDRIAKTLAKHGVQDRIPTPNSFTDSPYNSLGRNGTWRKRFESVEPLEEPTIKKSVISRATSPQPDKEKQFRTRIARTTDEALVEVRRSRKSRIYDIAIQTDVNSEFGDLKTILNSIPMKKTPPTTKKPITRTSSGFDYFARVKKSLEEAPNAFARVMESKTVDEESNEPEDHYYKIGKAPMMQLLPGSRSTSATPSVNRNSFYETQSVQASNEEMNEEDEEEEEESEYEEYSDEDEEEAYEDKADKALENITPSRKTPQSIKSPILSPGTKRRNSKGPYIGGTIDIDILLAKETDPTNLIESEDEDNKPFGQVMQMSLDFSTARKSTAIESDSPWWMDIQKDDFERKELKDASEYNEKEITSSIEQKEVEEKTEEAEYDEEDEEEGDWEYYTEGDGNEEEERSESQDLGEIEDEERLNWIIQGLYQIIPALPGKRQDELYSRSESSSDDDYEEESTRNYDTEKGYYEWLQESAELHTEIQLEGEDSLQEEDEDYENSNQGNNNKATKLVQRIKNADETELKSLLFGLKSIFQSDKDIVFQFVSAGGLLTLIELGDKQSTSESSMTQNLILRALGQIMLYVDGMNGVMENKQAVQFLYKLTASLNPLVCKTGIKLLLVFVEYLETNCIILIQAISEVDKANGTHPWTNIIDILKNETTVPDLFKYAITLINRTLYGIPTQDLFYDQIDFMECAGIEDVFERMSNKSSRDHGIMEQIQLFNVAIKQEDGEPVTEDEISFIEEEASEMGLRSVLRIKSNIPIDKSVIVRKSLRYKSRKIAEDPLDDTGDMGIISFKDAENILKKHGLPTTRSAEALNSLELDGFLDKTRSIFAAKITKGEIDESTKDSEEECKSENEDDDDEAVGEKQWEKIKAEFKRPLVICDLDFTDLQDDHSPSAEVKPLPGSNIPIPPPPPPLENGSAVPPPPPLPPTNNTGTMIPAPPPPPAAPVEKETEGEKKPAVQSQKTKKTVKLFWREIRSNDSSSQSSNSNGKKLSIWDERVGTDVIDKEMIEYLFEYRGKDVTTKDNKPGLINTSREIVVLDAKRSNSINIGMTKLPPPRIIRSAVIKMDSSIMNREGVDKLLTMLPTQDETERIQEAREAQPDIPLGTAEQFLLTLSSISGLEARLRLWSFKMEFEVIEKELCDPIMDLKTGIDSLSKNSTFKTILHILLCIGNFLNGTSCKGFYLDYLAKVPEVKDTVHKHSLLYHTTFWLLEIYPTCSDLYSEMGPLIRASRTDFSESERTLRRMEEECKHAWDYLKVIYKSTVLEAQESEQFAKFNDFLSDAAERIIVMTMVHKKVIKKFHNFLSWLGVPGFLWSDYPVHATCKTLSEFALEFRTTRDRVIQTIQKKKAAREKKLVQKKLQKSIENGESVNLPPSSHHRPRPPRDETRQGALEKILGKDIDVTDNGTLRRRKKHHHHRSRKVPEGGEVSVEVPVRKEKKSRRHRPSLMMGEGTLPITEDMIMSFNPNNDMERGLLETLMMAPDTSSLKRNKERRRSKAERKTSMDITRSRTRELSTDI is encoded by the exons CAAGTATCTCTCTTTAcacaataatagtaataatagtgATTCTTATCGATCTAGAAATTATGGATCCTCTTCCAATAAAAGCTTCAATGGCAGTCATGTCAATGGTAATACAACTTCTTCCAACCCCCACTCTAATTTATCATCAGACTTTGGCTCTAAGACAAAAAACTTTACGACCGCTTCTAATTATTCAAG GACAGATGGCGGAACGTCATATAAACCCAGTTCCAGGAGTAGTAGtcgaaatatttttagtaatggAGAAGAATCTGAGAATATACGCTATTCATCAACTAATAATAAGAACAGCAATGTAACAAGTGGTCGGAGCTATAATGGCTCTGGAAGTAATGGTTCCATAACTGGTAAAAGTTATGAGAACGACCTTTCAGACCGTATAGCGAAAACACTCGCTAAACATGGAGTTCAAGATCGCATTCCAACCCCAAATTCATTTACTGACTCTCCATACAACTCCTTGGGCCGTAATGGAACATGGAGAAAACGATTTGAGTCTGTTGAGCCCTTGGAAGAGCCAACAATCAAAAAATCCGTGATTTCTCGAGCAACATCTCCTCAACCTGATAAGGAGAAACAATTTCGTACACGAATTGCTAGAACTACAGATGAAGCCTTAGTAGAAGTACGGAGATCGCGTAAATCTCGGATTTATGACATTGCCATTCAAACGGACGTCAATTCAGAATTTGGTGAccttaaaacaatattaaactcAATCCCTATGAAAAAGACTCccccaacaacaaaaaaaccaattaCAAGGACTTCATCAGGATTTGATTACTTTGCAAGAGTAAAGAAATCATTAGAAGAGGCTCCCAATGCATTTGCACGTGTTATGGAGTCAAAAACAGTGGATGAAGAGAGTAATGAACCTGAAGATCATTACTATAAAATTGGAAAGGCACCAATGATGCAATTATTACCAGGATCTCGTTCAACGTCTGCGACACCCTCAGTGAATCGCAATAGTTTTTATGAAACTCAATCAGTACAAGCCTCCAACGAAGAAATGAACGAAGAAGacgaggaagaagaagaagaatcagAGTATGAAGAATACTCTGACGAGGACGAAGAGGAGGCCTACGAGGATAAAGCAGATAAGGCATTAGAAAATATAACACCGAGTAGGAAGACACCACAGAGCATCAAATCTCCAATTTTATCACCCGGTACAAAGCGAAGGAATAGTAAAGGTCCCTATATAGGTGGTACAATTGATATTGACATCCTGTTAGCGAAAGAGACTGAcccaacaaatttaattgaaagtGAGGATGAAGATAATAAACCCTTTGGCCAGGTGATGCAAATGTCCTTGGATTTTTCCACTGCCAGAAAGTCAACTGCCATTGAATCAGATTCCCCATGGTGGATGGACATACAAAAAGATGACTTTGAGCGTAAAGAACTCAAGGACGCCTCTGAATacaatgaaaaagaaattacgTCCTCCATTGAACAAAAAGAAGTTGAAGAAAAAACGGAGGAGGCTGAATATGACGAGGAGGACGAAGAAGAAGGAGATTGGGAATATTACACAGAAGGAGATGGAAATGAAGAGGAAGAACGTTCCGAGAGTCAAGATCTTGGAGAAATAGAGGATGAGGAACGTTTGAATTGGATCATTCAAGGATTATATCAAATCATACCCGCTCTACCAGGTAAACGTCAAGATGAACTTTATTCCAGGTCAGAGTCAAGTTCAGATGACGATTATGAAGAAGAAAGTACTCGCAACTATGATACAGAAAAAGGATATTATGAATGGCTTCAAGAATCTGCAGAGCTTCACACGGAAATTCAATTAGAAGGTGAGGATTCACTTcaagaagaagatgaagatTATGAAAATTCCAATCAAGGAAATAATAACAAGGCAACTAAATTAGTGCAAAGAATTAAAAATGCGGACGAGACAGAATTAAAAAGCCTTCTTTTTGGCTTGAAATCCATATTTCAATCTGATAAGGATATTGTTTTCCAGTTTGTTAGTGCTGGAGGTTTGTTGACATTGATTGAATTGGGTGATAAACAATCTACTAGTGAATCATCAATGACTCAAAATCTTATTCTGCGTGCTCTAGGTCAAATCATGCTCTATGTTGATGGTATGAATGGAGTTATGGAAAATAAACAAGCTGTtcagtttttatataaactaacGGCTAGTCTAAATCCATTGGTATGTAAAACTGGGATCAAGCTTTTATTGGTTTTCGTTGAATACCTTGAAACAAATTGCATTATTCTAATACAAGCAATAAGTGAAGTGGATAAAGCAAACGGTACACATCCTTGGACAAACATcatagatattttgaaaaacgaaACAACAGTTCccgatttatttaaatatgcaatTACATTAATCAATAGAACACTTTATGGAATACCCACTCAAGATCTTTTCTACGATCAAATTGACTTCATGGAATGTGCTGGCATTGAAGATGTATTTGAAAGAATGAGTAATAAATCAAGTCGAGATCATGGGATAATGGAACAAATCCAACTTTTCAATGTTGCAATTAAACAGGAGGATGGGGAACCTGTGACAGAGGACGAGATTAGTTTCATTGAAGAAGAAGCCTCAGAAATGGGACTCCGATCCGTTCTGAGAATCAAATCTAATATTCCAATAGACAAATCTGTGATTGTAAGAAAGTCTTTGAGGTATAAGAGTAGGAAAATAGCTGAAGATCCTTTGGACGATACAGGTGATATGGGGATCATATCATTTAAGGATGCTGAAAACATTCTCAAAAAACATGGACTACCCACCACAAGATCTGCAGAGGCATTAAACTCATTGGAACTAGATGGATTTTTAGACAAGACAAGATCGATTTTTGCCGCTAAAATTACTAAAGGTGAAATTGATGAGTCAACTAAAGATTCGGAGGAAGAGTGTAAATCCGAGAATGAGGACGATGATGATGAGGCTGTAGGAGAAAAGCAATGGGAAAAAATCAAAGCCGAGTTTAAGAGGCCTTTAGTTATATGCGATTTAGACTTTACAGATTTGCAAGACGATCATTCACCATCGGCAGAAGTTAAGCCCTTGCCTGGCTCCAATATTCCAATCCCGCCTCCTCCACCTCCACTTGAAAATGGATCAGCTGTTCCACCGCCTCCACCACTTCCTCCTACAAACAATACTGGAACTATGATTCCTGCACCTCCCCCACCCCCAGCTGCACCTGTTGAAAAGGAGACTGAGGGTGAGAAAAAACCCGCCGTTCAAAGTCAGAAAACAAAGAAAActgttaaattattttggagGGAGATTCGAAGTAATGACAGCTCCTCTCAAAGTAGTAATAGCAATGGGAAGAAGTTATCAATTTGGGATGAAAGAGTAGGTACGGATGTCATAGATAAGGAAATGATCGAATACTTGTTTGAATATCGAGGAAAAGACGTAACAACTAAGGACAATAAACCAGGCTTGATAAATACTTCCAGAGAAATTGTTGTTCTGGATGCCAAGAGATCAAATTCTATAAACATTGGTATGACAAAGTTACCACCACCAAGAATTATTCGCTCAGCTGTGATAAAAATGGATTCATCCATTATGAATAGAGAGGGAGTCGATAAATTATTAACCATGCTTCCAACTCAAGATGAGACAGAGAGAATACAAGAGGCGCGAGAAGCTCAGCCAGATATTCCATTAGGTACAGCTGAACAGTTCCTCCTTACTCTCTCTTCTATCTCTGGATTAGAAGCTCGGTTACGACTCTGGTCTTTCAAGATGGAATTTGAAGTTATTGAGAAGGAATTATGTGATCCAATCATGGACTTGAAGACAGGGATTGATTCCCTGAGTAAAAATTCTACCTTCAAAACGATTCTTCACATTTTGTTATGCATTGGGAATTTTCTGAATGGAACATCCTGTAAGGGATTTTATCTGGATTATCTAGCCAAAGTTCCAGAAGTGAAAGACACAGTTCACAAACACTCCCTCCTATATCACACAACTTTTTGGCTTCTAGAAATATACCCTACTTGTAGTGATCTCTATTCGGAAATGGGACCCCTTATTCGTGCCTCTCGTACAGATTTCTCAGAATCTGAGCGAACTCTACGTCGAATGGAAGAGGAGTGCAAACACGCATGGGATTATCTTAAAGTTATTTACAAATCAACTGTTCTCGAGGCTCAAGAGTCTGAgcaatttgcaaaatttaatgactttcTCTCAGATGCTGCAGAGAGAATCATAGTTATGACAATGGTTcataaaaaagtgattaaaaagTTCCATAATTTTCTTTCTTGGCTGGGAGTCCCTGGATTCCTTTGGTCAGATTATCCAGTTCATGCAACTTGTAAAACACTCTCTGAGTTTGCTTTAGAATTCCGAACAACCCGAGATCGCGTCATACAAaccattcaaaaaaagaaagctgCAAGAGAGAAGAAATTAGttcaaaagaaattacaaaAGAGTATTGAGAATGGAGAGTCTGTCAATCTTCCACCCTCGTCTCATCACCGTCCACGTCCTCCTAGAGATGAAACACGACAAGGGGCTCTTGAGAAAATCCTAGGAAAGGATATAGATGTAACAGATAATGGGACATTGCGAAGAAGAAAGAAACATCATCATCATCGTTCTCGAAAGGTTCCAGAAGGAGGAGAAGTGAGCGTAGAAGTTCCAGTCCGAAAGGAGAAAAAGTCTCGTCGACATCGACCATCATTAATGATGGGAGAAGGAACTTTGCCTATTACAGAGGATATGATTATGAGTTTTAATCCAAATAATGATATGGAGAGAGGACTATTAGAAACCTTAATGATGGCTCCGGACACATCTTCCCTTAAACGAAATAAGGAGAGACGGAGATCAAAAGCAGAGCGGAAGACGAGTATGGACATAACGCGCTCCCGAACTCGGGAATTATCCACtgatatttaa